The following coding sequences are from one Salipiger sp. CCB-MM3 window:
- a CDS encoding ABC transporter substrate-binding protein: protein MTQENTKTQFTRRRTLKLMAAGAASSIAAPYYIRPAEAQSNSLRALMWEGYAVPEIISAFEEQHGIRFTPTFFDGNSEAYNKLRVGGTRDFDLVQADGYWPGLYYKEGLIRSFDFRSMKSAGGFFPVFEPEAFKLLMDEESGEIFGAPFCWGSYGITYNADTVSRDEASSIEMMFSPEHAGRLSTSARFEENIALAGILVATRMGTINGERPDGKSFNPYVLTDEELAGVEELLIEQKRLLLTRYQDNNTLRQLLMGQAIVAAPEFAQVYRLLRTAKAEGEIDTTFDHVLTPKEGGLGWVDTWLVSSGVEDGERLELATAWIDMMTSPEVIRTVSLSAGTSTTVDIRSISSPEEVDLYLMERTDELANMYMFDQPSSTEKWERVWSNMQAA from the coding sequence ATGACACAGGAAAATACAAAGACGCAGTTTACCCGTCGCCGGACTCTCAAACTCATGGCCGCAGGCGCGGCTTCCTCAATCGCAGCCCCTTACTACATCCGGCCCGCAGAGGCGCAATCCAACAGTCTGCGCGCCTTGATGTGGGAAGGCTATGCCGTGCCTGAAATCATTTCGGCCTTCGAAGAGCAGCATGGTATCCGCTTCACGCCGACTTTTTTCGACGGAAATTCTGAGGCCTACAATAAGCTCCGCGTCGGCGGCACCCGCGACTTCGATCTCGTGCAGGCAGATGGCTACTGGCCAGGCCTCTATTACAAAGAAGGTTTGATCCGGAGCTTTGACTTCCGCTCGATGAAGAGCGCAGGAGGCTTCTTCCCGGTGTTCGAGCCCGAGGCATTCAAGCTGCTCATGGACGAAGAGAGCGGAGAGATCTTCGGCGCGCCCTTCTGCTGGGGAAGCTACGGCATCACATACAATGCCGATACCGTCTCACGCGACGAGGCTTCAAGCATCGAAATGATGTTCAGCCCCGAACACGCCGGTCGGCTCTCCACCTCAGCGCGCTTCGAAGAGAATATTGCGCTGGCAGGTATACTCGTCGCTACGCGAATGGGGACAATCAATGGAGAACGGCCGGACGGCAAGTCGTTCAACCCATACGTTCTCACCGACGAAGAACTCGCAGGGGTCGAAGAGTTACTAATCGAGCAAAAACGCCTTCTGCTCACCCGTTACCAAGACAACAATACACTGCGCCAGTTGCTGATGGGACAAGCTATCGTCGCAGCACCCGAGTTCGCGCAGGTCTACCGCCTACTTCGCACAGCCAAAGCAGAGGGAGAAATCGATACGACCTTCGATCACGTCCTGACCCCGAAAGAAGGCGGACTTGGCTGGGTCGACACTTGGCTTGTATCTTCCGGTGTCGAAGACGGTGAACGGCTAGAACTCGCGACGGCCTGGATCGACATGATGACCTCGCCCGAGGTCATCCGCACAGTTTCTCTCAGCGCAGGGACTTCGACAACCGTCGATATCCGCTCGATCTCGTCGCCCGAAGAGGTGGACCTCTACCTTATGGAGCGCACCGACGAGTTGGCGAACATGTACATGTTCGACCAGCCCTCCTCGACTGAAAAATGGGAGCGGGTCTGGTCCAACATGCAAGCAGCATGA
- a CDS encoding aminotransferase class IV, with the protein MTDTIYKGGAAFIDGKYVPISEARIPVGDWGFTHSDVTYDVVHVTDGAFFRLDTHLDRFAKSLKGYRLDPGYSREEMKHILGKCVALSELQDAFVAMVSTRGVPRVYGSRNPMDCDNTFIAYSVPWVDVIKPDVQERGAHLIVSETPRISPKSLDPTLKNYMWRDFTRGMFEALDKQADTAILLDQEGYLTEGAGFNVFIVKGTEVLTPDRGALEGVTRLSVLDLCPELGLEGKIAPITYQDIMDADEVFTATTAGGVMPCARVDGKIYGNDRPGPISSKIKDLYWQKHKDGWHMTPINYADAENPFLVPADA; encoded by the coding sequence ATGACAGATACGATCTACAAAGGCGGCGCGGCTTTCATCGACGGCAAATATGTTCCGATTTCTGAAGCCCGCATCCCCGTCGGGGACTGGGGCTTCACGCATTCAGACGTCACTTATGACGTCGTGCATGTCACTGACGGCGCGTTTTTCCGCCTCGACACCCACCTCGACCGCTTCGCGAAGTCGCTGAAAGGCTACCGGCTGGACCCAGGATACAGCCGCGAAGAAATGAAGCACATCCTCGGCAAATGCGTTGCACTCTCGGAACTTCAGGACGCTTTCGTAGCGATGGTTTCGACCCGAGGCGTGCCCCGCGTCTACGGCTCGCGCAACCCGATGGATTGCGACAACACCTTCATCGCCTACTCAGTACCATGGGTCGACGTAATTAAGCCCGACGTTCAAGAACGCGGCGCCCATCTAATCGTATCCGAGACGCCGCGCATCTCTCCAAAATCCCTCGACCCGACCCTCAAGAACTACATGTGGCGCGACTTCACGCGTGGAATGTTCGAGGCGCTCGACAAGCAGGCCGACACCGCAATCCTGCTCGATCAAGAAGGGTATTTGACAGAAGGCGCGGGCTTCAACGTTTTCATTGTCAAGGGTACTGAGGTCCTAACCCCGGATCGCGGGGCTCTCGAAGGGGTCACCCGCCTCTCTGTGCTCGACCTTTGCCCGGAGCTCGGCCTCGAAGGCAAGATCGCACCGATCACCTATCAGGACATAATGGATGCCGACGAGGTATTTACCGCGACGACTGCCGGCGGCGTCATGCCGTGTGCCCGTGTGGATGGGAAAATCTACGGCAACGACCGCCCCGGCCCGATCAGTTCCAAGATCAAGGACCTCTACTGGCAGAAGCATAAGGACGGCTGGCACATGACACCAATCAACTATGCCGACGCTGAAAACCCCTTCCTCGTTCCGGCCGATGCGTGA
- a CDS encoding EamA family transporter, which translates to MGCRRWVTNASPLETSAWTMLFGAIMLILASFALESPISSFATAGTSGWSATLWMAIAGSTLAFAFWQIGIRARGPGPTSVLFNLGRWLPCLLP; encoded by the coding sequence GTGGGCTGTCGCCGCTGGGTCACGAACGCAAGCCCTCTAGAAACCTCTGCTTGGACGATGCTTTTCGGAGCCATCATGTTGATACTGGCCTCCTTCGCTTTGGAGAGCCCGATTTCGTCGTTCGCAACTGCTGGGACATCAGGGTGGAGCGCGACACTGTGGATGGCGATTGCCGGCTCGACGCTTGCATTCGCATTCTGGCAAATTGGGATCCGTGCTCGGGGCCCAGGGCCGACTTCAGTGCTGTTCAACCTGGGCCGGTGGCTGCCCTGTTTATTGCCATGA
- a CDS encoding GNAT family N-acetyltransferase: MITRPANADDIHDLAAIYRDFFLEDGITTEPEAIQTNLTLMLKDERACIFVCLVDEEIVGVSSGSITFGVEFGCAAELEDLYIKPEHRGRGWARKLATAVLEWAESQGATETILVITPEAEADQGLTTFYRKLGFEDSKRITMYRQN, from the coding sequence ATGATTACCAGGCCTGCAAATGCGGACGACATCCATGACCTCGCAGCGATCTATCGGGACTTCTTCCTCGAGGATGGCATCACAACAGAGCCGGAGGCGATCCAGACCAATCTTACGCTCATGTTGAAGGATGAGCGGGCATGCATCTTCGTGTGCTTGGTGGATGAGGAGATCGTCGGGGTCTCGTCTGGAAGCATCACCTTCGGCGTCGAATTCGGCTGCGCAGCGGAGCTGGAAGACCTCTACATTAAGCCGGAGCACCGGGGGCGAGGATGGGCGCGGAAGCTAGCGACCGCAGTTCTAGAATGGGCGGAGTCGCAAGGCGCTACGGAGACGATCTTGGTGATTACCCCGGAGGCCGAGGCTGATCAGGGGCTGACCACTTTCTATCGGAAGCTTGGCTTTGAGGACTCTAAGCGCATCACGATGTATCGGCAAAATTGA
- a CDS encoding thiol-disulfide oxidoreductase DCC family protein has translation MANLIDRNPYSYREDPEVPSFKDDRALAVMDGDCALCSWGARTIAKLDHTEKFRICPLQSPTGKALGLHYGLALDDPETWLFLENGRAWTGMEAIIRIGEALGGIGKLATALRVFPRPVREWMYRRIALNRYRFGKTDMCSLPDERLRRRLIQ, from the coding sequence ATGGCCAATCTGATCGATCGAAACCCCTACTCCTATCGCGAAGACCCTGAAGTGCCTTCCTTCAAGGACGATAGGGCGCTTGCTGTCATGGATGGCGACTGCGCTCTCTGCTCATGGGGTGCGCGAACGATCGCGAAGCTCGACCACACTGAAAAATTCAGAATCTGCCCACTCCAGTCTCCGACTGGCAAGGCCCTGGGGCTTCACTACGGCCTTGCACTTGATGATCCTGAGACATGGCTCTTCCTCGAAAACGGGCGAGCCTGGACAGGCATGGAAGCGATTATCAGGATCGGAGAAGCCCTCGGGGGAATAGGCAAGCTCGCAACCGCCCTACGCGTCTTCCCTCGGCCGGTCCGCGAATGGATGTACCGCCGTATCGCCCTGAACCGCTATCGCTTCGGAAAGACCGATATGTGCTCCCTGCCAGACGAGCGCCTGCGACGTAGACTGATCCAGTAG
- a CDS encoding H-NS histone family protein, with product MYEQSDLVEMDKAELESLSKRVSKALEDYDNRQRAKAWAAAEASAKEFGFALSELMQNPGKKASKGAPKYAHPEQPSETWTGRGRKPKWVEAHLAAGGDLEELAIAA from the coding sequence ATGTATGAACAGTCAGACCTCGTTGAGATGGACAAAGCTGAGCTCGAAAGTCTTAGCAAGCGAGTGAGCAAAGCGCTTGAAGACTACGACAATCGGCAACGCGCTAAAGCGTGGGCCGCTGCTGAAGCGTCGGCCAAGGAATTTGGGTTCGCGCTCAGTGAGCTAATGCAGAACCCGGGCAAAAAGGCTTCGAAAGGCGCTCCCAAGTACGCACACCCAGAACAGCCGTCTGAGACCTGGACCGGTCGGGGCCGAAAGCCCAAGTGGGTTGAGGCGCACCTCGCAGCTGGCGGTGACTTGGAAGAGCTCGCGATCGCCGCGTGA
- a CDS encoding AraC family transcriptional regulator, with amino-acid sequence MLAQPIGDPLGEVLHLLKLTGTFYCQSRMTAPWGIAIPGFPEVMSFIVVIDGRAWLKVGEDDAFEVVKGDLVLMTHGAPIGLFSDQGARLMELEELPIRKVTELYETVEFGGGGTECSIMYGLARLDHASSPILMALLPDVLKVDPWDEEAGSWLQGTLRFIAREARELRPGGETVITRLADVVVIEAIRRWLARSPDANRGWFKAARDPQIGRAIVAIHRDPAANWSVERLAQVAGQSRSAFAARFTSLVGTPAMQYLAEWRMNLARQSLRDTKLPIATIAADLGYQSEPAFNRAFRRVFGITPGQVRRTEN; translated from the coding sequence GTGCTTGCCCAGCCCATCGGTGATCCGCTGGGAGAAGTCCTGCATCTGCTCAAGCTGACCGGAACCTTCTATTGTCAGTCTAGGATGACCGCGCCATGGGGCATCGCTATTCCCGGCTTCCCGGAGGTGATGAGCTTCATCGTCGTTATCGATGGGCGCGCGTGGCTGAAAGTCGGAGAGGACGACGCCTTTGAAGTCGTTAAGGGCGACCTCGTCCTCATGACGCATGGCGCACCCATCGGCCTCTTCAGCGACCAGGGCGCCAGATTGATGGAGCTGGAAGAGCTACCGATACGCAAGGTGACCGAGCTCTACGAGACAGTCGAATTCGGCGGCGGTGGAACCGAGTGCAGCATCATGTACGGCCTCGCGCGGCTTGATCATGCCTCGAGCCCAATACTCATGGCGTTGCTCCCAGACGTACTGAAGGTGGACCCATGGGACGAAGAGGCAGGAAGCTGGCTGCAGGGCACACTGCGATTCATAGCTAGAGAGGCCCGTGAACTCCGCCCAGGTGGTGAGACCGTGATAACGCGTTTGGCGGACGTCGTGGTGATCGAGGCTATCCGGCGCTGGCTTGCTCGCTCACCTGACGCCAACAGAGGATGGTTCAAGGCTGCTCGAGATCCACAGATCGGCCGCGCCATCGTTGCCATTCATCGCGACCCGGCAGCTAATTGGTCGGTGGAGCGGTTGGCGCAGGTGGCCGGTCAGTCAAGGTCTGCGTTTGCCGCGCGCTTTACCAGCCTCGTTGGAACGCCTGCGATGCAATATCTTGCCGAATGGCGAATGAACCTCGCTCGCCAATCTCTCCGAGACACCAAGTTGCCAATTGCCACCATCGCCGCTGATCTTGGCTACCAGTCCGAGCCCGCCTTCAACCGTGCCTTTCGGCGCGTGTTTGGCATCACCCCGGGACAGGTCAGGCGGACAGAAAACTAA
- a CDS encoding NmrA family NAD(P)-binding protein gives MQTKPILVLGATGKTGSRIADRLEARSLPVRRGSRYAELPFDWSEPETWRPNLKDAGAVYISYYPDIAVPGAVETVSAFVEQARAAGVGKLVLLTGRGEHHAQRAEDVVRNSGVPFTIVRAAWFAQNFSEGALHAPILAGVLPMPGGDVLEPIVDVDDIADVAVAALSDDGHDGQLYEVTGPRLLSFAEMASALSAASGQPIAYVPISFEEFHGALKKDQGDMVADVLTGIARETLDGRNAHLADGVQRALGRAPRDFTIFADAAAREGAWAVAA, from the coding sequence ATGCAAACCAAACCAATCCTCGTACTCGGCGCTACCGGAAAAACCGGCTCCCGCATCGCAGATCGCCTTGAAGCCCGGTCGTTGCCAGTCCGCCGCGGCTCCCGATACGCTGAACTGCCCTTTGACTGGAGCGAGCCGGAGACTTGGCGTCCCAACCTGAAGGACGCCGGAGCTGTCTATATCTCTTACTACCCTGACATAGCAGTTCCCGGCGCGGTGGAGACGGTAAGTGCCTTCGTGGAGCAAGCCCGAGCCGCAGGTGTTGGCAAGCTGGTACTACTCACCGGCCGCGGCGAGCACCACGCCCAGCGCGCAGAAGACGTCGTCCGGAATTCGGGTGTGCCGTTTACTATTGTGCGCGCCGCATGGTTCGCCCAGAACTTTTCCGAAGGAGCACTGCATGCGCCGATCCTGGCGGGTGTTCTGCCAATGCCAGGTGGCGACGTGCTGGAGCCGATCGTTGACGTCGATGACATCGCGGATGTTGCCGTCGCAGCCTTGTCCGACGACGGGCATGACGGACAGCTCTATGAGGTTACCGGACCGCGCCTGTTGAGCTTCGCTGAAATGGCCAGTGCGCTATCCGCGGCTTCTGGGCAGCCGATCGCCTATGTGCCGATTTCCTTTGAGGAGTTCCACGGGGCACTCAAGAAGGATCAAGGGGACATGGTCGCGGATGTATTGACCGGTATTGCTCGAGAGACGTTGGACGGCCGCAATGCGCATTTGGCTGATGGTGTCCAACGCGCGCTTGGACGTGCTCCACGCGATTTCACGATCTTCGCTGATGCGGCTGCCCGTGAGGGCGCATGGGCCGTGGCAGCGTAA
- a CDS encoding DUF4345 domain-containing protein, protein MTRFCRLTLGAAGATALGIGLAITFIPQVFYAGYGMEISTHPAALSELRAPGANLAALGVVIAAGALRQDMARFSAQLGTVVFLAFAAGRIVSFLLDGWPGEAIMTALLIEGAIGVLCLFAWRGLEPNPLRHRQAAA, encoded by the coding sequence ATGACACGGTTTTGCCGACTTACTCTCGGTGCGGCAGGCGCCACGGCGCTCGGCATTGGCCTCGCCATTACATTCATCCCACAGGTCTTCTACGCCGGCTACGGAATGGAAATCAGTACACATCCAGCCGCCCTGAGCGAGCTTCGCGCCCCAGGTGCCAATCTCGCTGCGCTTGGAGTGGTGATCGCCGCCGGAGCCCTCCGCCAAGACATGGCGCGCTTTTCCGCGCAGCTCGGCACTGTCGTCTTCTTGGCGTTCGCCGCCGGGCGCATCGTGAGTTTCTTGCTGGATGGGTGGCCCGGGGAAGCGATCATGACCGCCTTGCTGATCGAAGGTGCGATAGGTGTGCTGTGCCTGTTCGCTTGGAGGGGGCTTGAGCCCAATCCCTTGCGCCACCGACAAGCGGCAGCGTGA
- a CDS encoding SDR family NAD(P)-dependent oxidoreductase — MMHAAIAPDNVAVVTGGGSGIGLAVAKSFAAHGMKVCIADVSEQALEKAADDLKSAGAAEVMSVKTDVGDIEQIRALEARVTSDLGPVNVLMNNAGMQPGSSIFDPEDNWQRIIDVNMWGIIRGAQIFAPGMIASNQPGLILNTGSKQGITTPPGDPAYNVSKSGVKTFTEALQHELRNIEDCIVEARLLIPGFVFTPLTAGDRTEKPDGAWTPDQVAEFLFDALEGDDFYILCPDNEVTREMDERRIAWAAGDIIQNRPPLSRWHSEYSEKFKAV, encoded by the coding sequence ATCATGCATGCAGCAATCGCACCAGACAATGTCGCAGTCGTCACCGGGGGCGGCTCTGGCATCGGCCTAGCCGTAGCCAAGAGCTTCGCAGCACACGGCATGAAGGTTTGCATAGCCGATGTCTCGGAGCAGGCGCTCGAAAAAGCGGCAGACGATCTCAAGTCGGCCGGCGCGGCGGAAGTCATGAGCGTAAAAACTGACGTCGGCGACATCGAACAAATTCGGGCCCTCGAAGCGCGCGTAACCTCTGACCTTGGTCCCGTGAATGTATTGATGAACAACGCAGGCATGCAGCCTGGAAGCTCAATTTTCGACCCGGAAGACAACTGGCAGCGCATCATTGATGTGAACATGTGGGGGATCATTCGTGGCGCGCAGATCTTCGCACCCGGCATGATTGCTTCGAACCAGCCCGGACTGATTTTGAACACGGGCTCCAAACAAGGGATCACCACACCTCCGGGCGATCCGGCCTACAATGTCTCAAAGTCTGGAGTGAAGACCTTCACCGAGGCCCTTCAGCACGAACTCCGCAATATCGAGGACTGCATCGTAGAAGCCCGCCTATTGATCCCTGGATTTGTTTTCACGCCACTGACAGCTGGTGACCGCACTGAAAAGCCGGATGGCGCATGGACCCCTGACCAGGTCGCGGAGTTCCTCTTCGACGCTCTCGAGGGAGACGACTTCTACATTCTATGCCCGGACAACGAGGTCACCCGAGAGATGGATGAGAGACGCATTGCCTGGGCTGCAGGCGACATCATTCAAAACCGCCCTCCGCTTTCCCGCTGGCACTCCGAATACTCTGAAAAATTCAAAGCCGTATAA
- a CDS encoding glycerol dehydrogenase, which yields MTTRIFASPARYVQGADIIDQLGEQLATLGKSAFIIADETTWKIVGEKASAAMQGKTEFHHEEFNGEASKNEISRLAELARSKGADLIVGMGGGKAMDTAKGTADDLGLPVAIVPTIASTDAPCSALSVIYTDQGVFEGYRFYNKNPDLVIVDTRICAQAPARLFASGIADGLATNVEAQAVLKSRSKTMVSGAPTIAGIAIAEACEKTLLTYGEAAYAAVKEGLVTPAVEAVVEASTLLSGLGFENGGLAGAHAIHNGFTALDGDIHHLTHGEKVAYGTLVQMVLEQRPEEDVFKFIKLYRAIGMPVTLKELHLENAPREDLKKVGDLANSESDTLRNLATDLSADDIADAILAVDTLAKKAA from the coding sequence ATGACCACTCGCATTTTTGCTTCCCCGGCTCGCTACGTTCAGGGCGCCGACATCATCGATCAACTCGGCGAGCAACTTGCCACACTTGGCAAGTCAGCCTTCATCATCGCGGATGAGACGACATGGAAGATCGTTGGAGAGAAAGCCAGCGCAGCCATGCAGGGAAAGACTGAATTCCACCACGAGGAGTTCAACGGGGAAGCCTCCAAGAACGAGATTTCCCGCCTTGCAGAACTTGCGAGGTCCAAAGGCGCTGACCTGATTGTTGGCATGGGTGGCGGGAAGGCCATGGACACCGCCAAAGGCACGGCCGACGACCTTGGCCTGCCTGTCGCGATCGTTCCTACCATTGCCTCGACAGACGCGCCGTGCTCGGCACTGTCGGTGATCTACACCGATCAAGGCGTCTTCGAGGGCTACCGGTTCTACAACAAGAACCCTGATCTCGTGATCGTCGACACCCGCATTTGCGCCCAGGCCCCTGCCCGCCTGTTCGCTTCCGGGATCGCCGATGGTCTTGCCACCAACGTGGAGGCCCAGGCTGTCCTGAAATCTCGGTCGAAAACGATGGTGTCCGGCGCGCCTACGATCGCCGGCATCGCCATCGCGGAAGCCTGTGAAAAGACTTTGCTGACCTATGGCGAGGCTGCCTACGCAGCTGTTAAAGAGGGCCTTGTAACGCCTGCCGTTGAGGCCGTCGTTGAGGCATCCACTTTGCTGTCTGGGCTCGGCTTCGAGAACGGCGGTCTTGCCGGCGCCCACGCGATCCACAATGGGTTCACGGCCCTGGATGGTGACATTCACCACCTCACACACGGTGAGAAAGTCGCATACGGCACTCTTGTCCAGATGGTTCTTGAGCAACGGCCGGAAGAAGATGTCTTCAAGTTCATCAAGCTATACCGCGCCATCGGCATGCCCGTGACCCTCAAGGAACTCCACCTCGAGAATGCACCTCGCGAGGACCTGAAAAAGGTCGGCGATCTCGCAAACTCTGAAAGCGATACCCTGCGCAATCTCGCCACCGATCTCTCCGCCGATGACATCGCGGACGCGATCCTTGCGGTGGATACGCTCGCAAAGAAGGCTGCTTGA
- a CDS encoding metallophosphoesterase family protein codes for MNSEFLIYGDPHGKWNPLFEAIDSSTRTVIVLGDFSDGKLDPSGADRTREAFGRLIDMGLDLRFIIGNHDASLDNQIDLLKDFDGHRIDGKIIEVGGLRIAGLGGIVREKVWRGDGEALVASEAELIARTPRNERINGGLPRKHLTTIMPWTVESLRAQKADVLITHEAPSCHEHGFEFIDQLAADMDVSLVIHGHHHKNYSDRLDSGIAVRGVGLATPWQFPKTGQITKTL; via the coding sequence ATGAACTCTGAATTTCTGATTTATGGCGATCCGCACGGAAAGTGGAACCCGCTCTTCGAGGCTATCGATAGCTCCACCAGGACGGTGATTGTCCTCGGTGACTTCTCGGATGGGAAACTGGACCCAAGTGGGGCGGACCGGACCCGGGAGGCATTCGGTCGCTTGATCGATATGGGGCTCGATCTTCGCTTCATCATTGGGAACCACGATGCCTCCCTCGACAACCAGATTGATCTTTTAAAGGACTTCGACGGGCACCGGATCGACGGTAAAATCATCGAGGTCGGAGGACTTCGCATCGCCGGCCTGGGCGGCATCGTACGCGAGAAGGTCTGGCGCGGAGACGGAGAGGCGCTTGTCGCTTCAGAAGCCGAACTCATCGCGCGGACACCTCGAAACGAGCGCATCAATGGCGGCCTTCCCAGAAAGCACCTGACGACGATTATGCCTTGGACGGTCGAAAGCCTCAGGGCTCAGAAAGCAGATGTCCTCATCACGCATGAAGCGCCGAGCTGCCACGAACACGGTTTTGAGTTCATTGACCAGCTGGCGGCCGACATGGACGTGTCGCTCGTGATCCATGGCCACCATCACAAGAACTACTCGGATCGGCTAGATAGCGGCATCGCCGTCAGAGGAGTTGGGCTCGCCACGCCCTGGCAGTTTCCGAAGACGGGTCAAATCACGAAAACTCTCTGA
- the wrbA gene encoding NAD(P)H:quinone oxidoreductase type IV, which produces MAQPKIAVIFYSTYGTNHQVALTASEAAKEAGADVRLLRVAETAPEEVVKGQDAWKEQAEKMADIPVVTPDDMVWADGYFFSAPTRYGQSASQLRAFIDTLGGVWSEGKLAGKTITATTSAQNTHGGQEATTLGLYTSAMHWGAIIVPPGYTSDVIYASGGNPYGYSAQAGQFDDAGKASVAHQAKRLVEVTSRLIG; this is translated from the coding sequence ATGGCACAACCAAAGATCGCAGTGATCTTCTACTCGACCTACGGCACCAACCACCAAGTCGCTCTTACGGCCTCAGAGGCCGCCAAGGAGGCCGGCGCTGACGTTCGTCTTCTGCGGGTCGCTGAAACGGCGCCCGAGGAAGTCGTCAAAGGTCAGGATGCCTGGAAGGAGCAAGCCGAGAAGATGGCAGACATTCCCGTCGTCACCCCTGATGACATGGTCTGGGCCGACGGCTACTTCTTCAGCGCCCCAACGCGCTACGGCCAGTCCGCATCTCAACTTCGCGCCTTCATCGACACGCTTGGTGGGGTCTGGTCTGAGGGCAAGCTCGCAGGCAAGACAATTACCGCGACCACCAGCGCCCAGAACACGCACGGCGGCCAGGAAGCCACCACGTTGGGCCTCTACACGTCCGCGATGCACTGGGGCGCTATCATTGTGCCCCCGGGCTATACCAGCGATGTCATCTATGCCTCGGGAGGAAATCCATACGGCTATTCTGCGCAAGCTGGGCAGTTTGACGACGCCGGTAAGGCATCGGTCGCCCATCAGGCAAAACGGTTGGTCGAAGTGACCTCAAGGCTGATTGGATAA
- the pncA gene encoding bifunctional nicotinamidase/pyrazinamidase, with protein MFDINTIDQPKTALIVIDLQYDFLPADTSKDDGALAVPGGNDVIAPIHDLIQMFDNVVLTQDWHPASHKSFASAHEGKAPFETTKMPYGEQVLWPDHCVQGSFGSKIALSDHLMAKAQMIIRKGTNPKIDSYSAFLENDKTTTTGLAGYLRERGIEHVVMCGLATDFCVAFSALDAAALGFKVTLIEDACRGIDPAGVAAQKGAMKAAGVMLA; from the coding sequence ATGTTTGACATCAACACCATCGACCAACCCAAGACTGCCCTCATCGTGATCGACCTGCAGTATGACTTCCTTCCGGCGGATACGTCCAAGGACGACGGGGCTCTCGCGGTCCCTGGGGGCAACGATGTAATTGCTCCCATCCACGATCTGATCCAGATGTTCGACAACGTCGTCCTCACCCAGGATTGGCACCCTGCCTCGCACAAGAGCTTCGCAAGCGCACACGAAGGCAAGGCGCCGTTCGAGACCACTAAGATGCCCTACGGTGAGCAGGTCCTCTGGCCAGACCACTGCGTACAAGGAAGCTTCGGATCGAAGATTGCACTCAGCGATCACCTGATGGCAAAGGCGCAGATGATCATTCGCAAGGGCACAAACCCTAAGATCGACAGCTACTCCGCCTTCCTGGAGAACGACAAGACCACCACGACCGGGCTTGCCGGCTACCTGCGCGAGCGCGGCATTGAGCACGTGGTGATGTGCGGACTGGCGACTGATTTCTGCGTGGCCTTCTCGGCCCTCGACGCCGCTGCGCTGGGCTTCAAGGTCACTCTCATCGAGGACGCCTGCCGCGGCATCGATCCGGCTGGCGTTGCTGCCCAGAAGGGCGCTATGAAAGCGGCGGGTGTCATGCTCGCTTAA